One genomic window of Etheostoma spectabile isolate EspeVRDwgs_2016 chromosome 7, UIUC_Espe_1.0, whole genome shotgun sequence includes the following:
- the mgll gene encoding monoglyceride lipase isoform X2, protein MPEPGATPRRSPQGVPYTDLQHIVNADGLHLFCRYWEPAGPPRALVFIAHGAGEHCGPYDEIAQRLKELSLLVFAHDHVGHGQSEGDRMNIKDFQVYIRDSLQHVDLMKSRHPDLPVFIVGHSMGGAISILTACERPSDFAGVVLIAPMVQMNPDSATPFKVFLAKVLNHMAPSLTLGSIDSKWISRDKKQVEAYEADELNFHGGMRVSFGMQLMGAAARIEREIPSISWPFLLLHGDDDKLCDIRGSKMMYENAPISDKNIKVYEGGYHALHHDLPEVAESVLKEVTSWITERIPATTSP, encoded by the exons ATGCCCGAGCCGGGAGCTACTCCGCGGCGGAGCCCGCAGGGAGTCCCCTACACCGACCTCCAGCACATCGTCAACGCCGACGGACTGCACCTGTTCTGCCGTTACTGGGAGCCCGCCGGCCCGCCAAG GGCTCTGGTGTTTATTGCCCACGGGGCCGGGGAGCATTGTGGGCCGTATGACGAGATTGCACAGAGACTGAAGGAACTGTCCCTGTTGGTATTTGCACACGACCACG TTGGCCATGGTCAGAGTGAAGGAGACAGGATGAACATCAAAGACTTCCAGGTTTACATCAGAGACTCCCTGCAGCACGTTGACCTGATGAAGTCGCGCCACCCAGACCTGCCCGTCTTCATCGTGGGTCACTCCATG GGTGGTGCTATCTCCATCCTGACGGCTTGTGAGAGGCCCAGTGATTTTGCTGGAGTGGTTCTGATAGCTCCGATGGTCCAGATGAACCCGGACTCGGCCACACCGTTCAAG GTTTTTCTGGCGAAGGTCCTGAACCACATGGCGCCCAGCCTCACTCTGGGCTCCATCGATTCCAAATGGATCTCACGAGACAAGAAGCAG GTGGAGGCGTATGAAGCTGATGAGCTGAACTTCCACGGTGGCATGCGGGTGTCATTCGGCATGCAGCTGATGGGGGCAGCGGCGCGCATCGAGAGGGAGATCCCATCCATCAGCTGGCCCTTCCTGCTCCTGCACGGCGACGACGACAAGCTCTGCGACATCAGAGGCTCCAAGATGATGTATGAGAACGCTCCGATCTCAGACAAGAATATCAAG GTCTACGAGGGAGGCTACCACGCCCTTCACCACGACCTACCAGAGGTGGCTGAGTCCGTGCTGAAGGAGGTGACCAGCTGGATCACAGAGCGCATTCCCGCTACTACATCACCATAA
- the mgll gene encoding monoglyceride lipase isoform X1 has protein sequence MNAVTAATCLLAAGVSCYFYGSDVLSSLLHVSLADPSMPEPGATPRRSPQGVPYTDLQHIVNADGLHLFCRYWEPAGPPRALVFIAHGAGEHCGPYDEIAQRLKELSLLVFAHDHVGHGQSEGDRMNIKDFQVYIRDSLQHVDLMKSRHPDLPVFIVGHSMGGAISILTACERPSDFAGVVLIAPMVQMNPDSATPFKVFLAKVLNHMAPSLTLGSIDSKWISRDKKQVEAYEADELNFHGGMRVSFGMQLMGAAARIEREIPSISWPFLLLHGDDDKLCDIRGSKMMYENAPISDKNIKVYEGGYHALHHDLPEVAESVLKEVTSWITERIPATTSP, from the exons atgaacGCCGTGACCGCCGCCACCTGCCTGCTCGCCGCCGGTGTCAGCTGCTACTTCTACGGCAGCGATGTGTTGTCATCGCTCCTTCATGTCTCTCTTGCAGACCCCTCCATGCCCGAGCCGGGAGCTACTCCGCGGCGGAGCCCGCAGGGAGTCCCCTACACCGACCTCCAGCACATCGTCAACGCCGACGGACTGCACCTGTTCTGCCGTTACTGGGAGCCCGCCGGCCCGCCAAG GGCTCTGGTGTTTATTGCCCACGGGGCCGGGGAGCATTGTGGGCCGTATGACGAGATTGCACAGAGACTGAAGGAACTGTCCCTGTTGGTATTTGCACACGACCACG TTGGCCATGGTCAGAGTGAAGGAGACAGGATGAACATCAAAGACTTCCAGGTTTACATCAGAGACTCCCTGCAGCACGTTGACCTGATGAAGTCGCGCCACCCAGACCTGCCCGTCTTCATCGTGGGTCACTCCATG GGTGGTGCTATCTCCATCCTGACGGCTTGTGAGAGGCCCAGTGATTTTGCTGGAGTGGTTCTGATAGCTCCGATGGTCCAGATGAACCCGGACTCGGCCACACCGTTCAAG GTTTTTCTGGCGAAGGTCCTGAACCACATGGCGCCCAGCCTCACTCTGGGCTCCATCGATTCCAAATGGATCTCACGAGACAAGAAGCAG GTGGAGGCGTATGAAGCTGATGAGCTGAACTTCCACGGTGGCATGCGGGTGTCATTCGGCATGCAGCTGATGGGGGCAGCGGCGCGCATCGAGAGGGAGATCCCATCCATCAGCTGGCCCTTCCTGCTCCTGCACGGCGACGACGACAAGCTCTGCGACATCAGAGGCTCCAAGATGATGTATGAGAACGCTCCGATCTCAGACAAGAATATCAAG GTCTACGAGGGAGGCTACCACGCCCTTCACCACGACCTACCAGAGGTGGCTGAGTCCGTGCTGAAGGAGGTGACCAGCTGGATCACAGAGCGCATTCCCGCTACTACATCACCATAA